One part of the Dyadobacter sp. 676 genome encodes these proteins:
- a CDS encoding SusC/RagA family TonB-linked outer membrane protein, whose translation MSKLLPVQHRRAASRSWKLLVLMVVILAVGRSVFAMNPRSVQSIEEVKISLYLKDVTLQKAFLAIEKKSDFKFVTSIERIDKKKRISVSLESKTVKEILETILTGTGLGYTQINNNIVINDKPVSRAAAEVPVSTPAARTLAKEVTGIVRDAKGSGIPGANILLKGTTAGTTTDINGKFSINVPDDNSVLIISSIGYTSQEITVGGRSVIDVVLLDDVKQLGEVVVTALGIEKDAKSMTYAQQNVGGEELTRVKDPNMVNSLAGKAAGVVITKGTGGPGSSSKVLLRGNKSITGNNQPLYVIDGIPMNNANGAQGTTLFDTRDAGDAISNLNPEDIENISILKGASAAALYGSQAANGVILVTTKRGRKGFASINFSSTANFENPIALPQVQTSYGQGYGGVANTAVNDSWGPKITNGSDKHLKDFFNTGKTFVNSLSITNGNDIGQFYVSYANTKANGIVPENDYNRHNVNLRGTTQLFNNKLSLDASVNYIEQKVYNRPQSGFYYSPIFSLYLFPTGDDFSKYSGGNFEKWDPARLMNVQNWPYIKNEASSNQNPYWLSKRNQTDQFRNRTIYAFSAKWAITDWLNLQGRATYDKVQDTYELRQYASSDPTLVGSNGGYRKNLTNTDQLYSDVLLSGTKSFSKDVFVSATLGFSNTQNTFYDMNVGNNGATNTLSYPNYFSVYALQSLTGQGFFNATESLQKRLSQALFGTATVGYKETFFVDLTARKEWSSTVNQSFFYPSVGLSYVLTEHLKPSDILSFAKVRASYAEVGNALPFGVANWTPPYSLSNDENVNGRGTLPFFSGSDTTSLKPERTRSYEIGTELRFFKDKLSFNLTYYNATTYDQVFQIQAPAGAGASNFWINGGTIRNKGFESTLSYKADLGGGLTWTPALNFSRNVNQIRELSSLLKADWFVLQAGGSTRMLQLFLTRPGIPNLGGREYGSYGDLFGKTYQRDENGNIKYNETTGLPLLSPGTDQYLGNANPKFLLGFNNQFKYKNATLSFLVDGRFGGKIASMTEQWLDFKGLSKRSGDARDAGGVNVNGKTIPAETYYNFISGKGDVAAAAEEYMFSATNVRMRELALGYTFPKVSKAIKDISVSFISRNLFFFYKDAPFDPEVSITTANAMQGIEGFSIPATRSYGVTVRATF comes from the coding sequence ATGAGCAAATTGTTACCTGTACAACACCGCCGTGCCGCGAGCCGGTCTTGGAAGCTACTCGTGCTGATGGTCGTTATCCTGGCGGTCGGCAGATCGGTCTTCGCGATGAATCCCCGCTCTGTGCAAAGCATCGAGGAAGTGAAGATTTCGCTTTACCTCAAAGACGTCACACTTCAAAAAGCTTTTCTGGCTATTGAGAAAAAAAGTGATTTCAAATTTGTCACAAGCATTGAGCGGATCGATAAAAAGAAACGCATTTCGGTCTCCCTTGAAAGTAAAACAGTGAAAGAGATCCTGGAAACCATACTGACAGGCACCGGACTTGGCTATACCCAGATCAACAATAATATTGTCATAAACGATAAACCGGTTTCACGCGCCGCTGCGGAAGTGCCTGTTTCGACTCCAGCCGCCCGAACACTTGCGAAAGAAGTGACCGGCATTGTCAGGGATGCCAAAGGCTCGGGTATTCCGGGGGCCAACATTCTATTAAAAGGAACAACTGCCGGAACCACCACCGATATCAATGGTAAGTTTTCAATCAATGTGCCCGACGATAATTCGGTACTGATTATTTCCTCCATCGGATATACCAGCCAAGAGATCACCGTCGGCGGCCGCTCGGTGATCGATGTCGTTTTGTTGGACGACGTAAAGCAACTCGGCGAGGTAGTCGTAACGGCACTGGGTATCGAAAAAGATGCCAAGAGCATGACCTACGCGCAACAAAATGTGGGCGGAGAGGAGCTTACGCGTGTGAAAGACCCTAATATGGTAAACTCGCTGGCCGGTAAGGCTGCGGGTGTGGTTATTACAAAAGGAACAGGCGGCCCGGGGTCTTCTTCTAAAGTGCTACTCCGTGGCAACAAATCCATTACCGGTAACAATCAGCCCCTGTACGTCATCGACGGTATTCCAATGAACAATGCCAACGGAGCACAGGGTACTACATTATTCGATACCCGTGATGCAGGCGATGCGATCTCCAACCTTAATCCTGAAGACATCGAGAACATTTCGATTCTCAAAGGTGCGTCCGCAGCAGCGTTGTATGGAAGCCAGGCGGCGAACGGGGTGATTTTGGTTACAACGAAAAGAGGCCGGAAAGGTTTTGCGTCCATCAACTTTTCCTCAACGGCTAACTTCGAAAATCCGATCGCATTGCCGCAGGTTCAAACGTCATACGGACAGGGCTATGGTGGAGTTGCCAACACCGCTGTGAACGACAGTTGGGGCCCAAAAATCACCAACGGCAGCGACAAGCACCTGAAAGACTTTTTCAACACCGGTAAGACGTTCGTTAACAGCCTTTCCATCACGAATGGCAACGACATCGGGCAATTCTATGTATCATACGCTAATACCAAGGCAAATGGCATTGTTCCCGAAAACGATTACAACCGTCATAACGTGAACCTCCGCGGAACGACACAGCTTTTCAACAACAAACTGTCTCTTGACGCATCCGTCAACTATATCGAGCAAAAAGTATACAACCGTCCGCAGTCGGGTTTCTATTACAGCCCTATTTTCAGCCTTTACCTCTTCCCGACCGGCGATGATTTCTCCAAATACAGCGGTGGCAACTTCGAGAAATGGGATCCCGCCCGCTTGATGAATGTTCAAAACTGGCCGTACATCAAAAACGAAGCAAGCTCCAACCAGAACCCATATTGGCTGTCTAAACGCAACCAGACCGACCAGTTTCGTAACCGCACGATTTATGCTTTCTCAGCCAAATGGGCGATCACAGATTGGTTAAATCTTCAAGGCCGCGCTACGTATGACAAGGTTCAGGACACTTACGAGCTACGCCAATATGCATCGTCGGACCCGACATTGGTTGGTAGCAACGGTGGCTACCGCAAGAACCTGACCAACACAGACCAACTCTATTCGGACGTTTTGCTTAGTGGCACCAAATCGTTTAGCAAAGACGTTTTCGTTTCGGCGACTCTCGGTTTCAGCAATACGCAGAATACCTTTTATGATATGAATGTGGGCAACAACGGCGCAACCAACACGCTTTCATATCCCAACTATTTCTCAGTGTATGCATTGCAAAGCCTCACGGGCCAAGGCTTCTTCAACGCAACGGAAAGTTTGCAGAAAAGGCTATCCCAGGCGTTATTCGGAACTGCCACTGTAGGTTACAAAGAAACATTCTTTGTTGACTTGACAGCCCGCAAAGAATGGTCGTCAACGGTGAACCAGTCCTTCTTCTATCCGTCCGTAGGTCTGTCATATGTGCTCACCGAACATTTAAAACCGAGTGATATTCTCTCGTTCGCAAAGGTCCGCGCTTCGTACGCCGAAGTAGGTAATGCGCTGCCCTTCGGCGTGGCTAACTGGACGCCCCCTTACTCTCTGTCGAATGATGAAAACGTGAATGGCCGCGGTACACTGCCGTTTTTCAGTGGAAGCGACACTACCAGCCTGAAACCGGAGCGCACCCGTTCTTATGAGATTGGTACCGAGTTGCGGTTCTTCAAGGACAAACTGAGCTTTAACCTCACTTATTACAATGCGACCACCTACGATCAGGTATTCCAAATCCAGGCACCGGCAGGGGCCGGTGCTTCCAATTTCTGGATCAATGGAGGTACCATCCGGAACAAAGGTTTCGAATCTACACTGAGCTACAAAGCTGACCTTGGCGGCGGCCTGACATGGACGCCGGCCTTGAACTTCTCACGAAACGTCAACCAGATTAGGGAGCTGAGTAGCTTGCTGAAAGCCGACTGGTTTGTGTTGCAAGCTGGCGGCAGTACGCGGATGCTCCAACTATTTCTGACGCGCCCGGGCATTCCGAACCTTGGGGGGCGTGAATATGGCTCTTATGGCGATCTTTTCGGAAAAACTTATCAGCGTGACGAAAACGGCAACATCAAGTACAACGAAACCACAGGACTTCCGCTCCTCTCGCCAGGCACCGATCAGTATCTTGGCAATGCAAACCCGAAATTCTTGCTCGGCTTTAACAACCAGTTTAAATACAAAAATGCAACGCTATCCTTCCTGGTAGATGGCCGCTTCGGCGGTAAAATTGCTTCAATGACAGAGCAGTGGCTGGACTTCAAAGGTCTGTCGAAAAGATCGGGCGACGCGCGTGACGCGGGAGGCGTGAATGTGAACGGCAAAACGATCCCTGCTGAAACGTACTATAACTTTATCTCTGGTAAGGGCGATGTGGCTGCCGCAGCAGAAGAGTACATGTTCAGCGCGACCAACGTGCGTA